The following coding sequences are from one Shewanella putrefaciens window:
- a CDS encoding metal ABC transporter solute-binding protein, Zn/Mn family yields the protein MRINSKLVKLAAVALSAAYMGLAHAELNVFACEPEYAALAKELAPTANIYSATTALQDPHQVQARPSLIAKMRQADLVVCAGADLGVGWLPMLQMKSANAKVQSTEKGLFFAADHIETLDKLASVDRSMGDVHAQGNPHLHFDPMRLLQVATALTSKMAQLDPASEAHYQQSLADFTARWQAAIPRWEEQAKGLQGKKVIAYHSSFRYLFNWLGIEQVADLEPKPGLAPTSGHLASLLTRAEQGDILAVVVASYQDERGAKWLGEKSHLPVLMLPMSVGGNDSSKDLFSLYDSVISLLNGVK from the coding sequence GTGCGCATCAATTCTAAATTAGTGAAATTGGCTGCAGTGGCGCTCTCTGCAGCTTATATGGGGTTGGCCCATGCTGAGCTGAATGTGTTTGCCTGTGAACCTGAGTATGCGGCCTTGGCGAAGGAATTAGCGCCCACGGCTAACATCTATTCGGCGACAACTGCATTACAGGATCCTCACCAAGTGCAAGCGCGCCCGAGTTTGATTGCTAAAATGCGCCAAGCAGATCTTGTAGTTTGTGCGGGGGCTGATTTGGGGGTAGGTTGGTTACCTATGTTACAAATGAAATCGGCAAACGCTAAGGTGCAATCAACGGAAAAGGGCCTATTCTTTGCTGCCGATCACATTGAGACACTAGATAAATTAGCCAGTGTTGATCGTAGTATGGGGGATGTACACGCCCAAGGAAATCCGCATCTGCATTTTGATCCTATGCGTTTGCTTCAGGTTGCCACAGCTTTAACCAGTAAGATGGCTCAGCTTGATCCTGCGAGTGAAGCGCATTACCAACAGTCCTTAGCGGATTTTACCGCGCGCTGGCAAGCTGCCATTCCGCGTTGGGAAGAGCAAGCAAAAGGGCTACAGGGTAAAAAAGTGATCGCTTACCATTCTAGTTTTCGATACTTATTTAACTGGCTTGGTATAGAGCAAGTGGCTGATTTAGAACCTAAACCTGGTCTAGCACCAACTAGCGGGCATTTAGCTAGCTTGTTAACGCGCGCTGAGCAAGGTGATATTTTGGCCGTTGTTGTGGCATCTTATCAAGATGAGCGCGGTGCAAAATGGTTAGGTGAAAAATCCCATTTGCCAGTGCTAATGCTACCCATGTCAGTGGGTGGTAATGATAGCAGTAAGGATCTCTTCAGCCTTTATGACAGTGTGATTTCCCTCTTAAATGGAGTGAAATAA
- the rraB gene encoding ribonuclease E inhibitor RraB, translating into MSIESQLKAQLAENRDIVQALLDDGSEPDAEYVIEHHFSSTNFDRLEKAAVDAFKLGFEVNDAEEMELEDGSVIFCFDAVAHHKLDVALIDKATEQLLQLAAKQKVDYDGWGTYFVGDDMDDEDEDEEDDGFPH; encoded by the coding sequence ATGTCTATTGAAAGTCAGTTAAAAGCACAACTTGCCGAGAATCGCGACATAGTGCAAGCCCTACTCGATGATGGCTCTGAGCCTGATGCGGAGTATGTGATTGAGCATCATTTTTCATCAACCAACTTTGATCGCCTCGAAAAAGCAGCAGTAGATGCCTTTAAACTGGGCTTTGAAGTCAACGATGCCGAAGAAATGGAGTTAGAAGATGGTTCTGTGATCTTCTGTTTCGATGCAGTGGCTCACCATAAGTTAGATGTAGCATTAATCGATAAAGCGACTGAGCAATTGCTACAGTTAGCCGCTAAACAGAAAGTGGACTACGATGGTTGGGGCACTTATTTTGTTGGCGATGATATGGATGACGAGGATGAAGACGAAGAAGATGACGGATTTCCGCATTAA
- a CDS encoding methyltransferase domain-containing protein — protein sequence MQDKNFDKLAHKFAKNIYGTPKGEIRAAVLWRDLSSALAPFGDKKLRILDAGGGFGFFSQKLARLGHEVVLCDISQEMLIQAQAHIDASTEPLNIELIHAPIQALSVEQNGVFDLILCHAVVEWLTDAQRTMEGLLTMLKPNGLFSLMFYNKEAMRFHALISGNFDYVAADLKVKKKVRLTPTHPLYIQEVKQWFMDWEMTLISQSGVRVIHDYLKKSQAADFDYQKLLQMELEYSQHEPYISLGRYVHFLGISRGT from the coding sequence GTGCAAGATAAGAATTTTGATAAGCTCGCGCACAAGTTTGCGAAAAATATTTATGGCACCCCCAAAGGGGAAATTCGTGCAGCCGTACTATGGCGAGATCTCAGCTCTGCGTTAGCCCCATTTGGCGATAAAAAACTCCGAATTTTAGATGCTGGCGGTGGCTTTGGTTTCTTTAGCCAAAAGCTGGCACGCCTTGGCCATGAAGTCGTACTTTGCGATATCTCACAAGAGATGCTTATCCAAGCCCAAGCACATATTGATGCCTCTACCGAGCCTTTAAATATTGAGCTTATCCATGCCCCTATCCAAGCATTATCAGTTGAACAGAATGGTGTTTTCGATCTCATACTGTGCCATGCCGTAGTCGAATGGCTTACCGATGCTCAGCGTACTATGGAAGGATTGCTGACGATGCTCAAACCCAATGGTTTGTTTTCACTGATGTTTTATAACAAAGAAGCAATGCGTTTCCATGCCTTAATATCAGGAAATTTTGACTACGTGGCCGCAGATCTTAAAGTAAAGAAAAAAGTGAGGCTAACACCCACACACCCGCTTTATATTCAAGAGGTTAAGCAATGGTTTATGGATTGGGAAATGACGTTAATAAGCCAATCTGGGGTGAGGGTTATCCACGATTACTTGAAAAAGAGCCAAGCCGCAGATTTTGATTACCAAAAACTTCTGCAGATGGAACTCGAATATTCCCAGCACGAGCCGTATATATCACTTGGCAGATATGTCCATTTCTTAGGTATTAGTCGAGGAACATAG
- a CDS encoding MaoC/PaaZ C-terminal domain-containing protein: MPSLLSLYRKIFFGRKPGWDQQPLPHIRVTAPDVTVSEAKVSQYAQVCGFQFDGNLLPPTYLYVMAFRLHAVIFTHDGITFPLLGMIHLKNRIQVYRPTTVNEKYSFECALTTSRETDSGLEFEFVSKVYVGEELVWESLSTYLYRIETAGRRVRPPKAIEMEWDAPQAWELGEDLGRRYAKASGDYNLIHLHPLLSKRFGFDRVLAHGMWSKARCLAELMPELGTRPFTVDVTFKLPLLMPAQVGFGYEKNEDNWVFELRDSKGRRPHLSGEIYF; this comes from the coding sequence ATGCCGTCGCTGCTTTCTCTTTATCGCAAGATATTTTTTGGCCGCAAACCAGGTTGGGATCAACAGCCATTGCCTCACATTAGAGTGACTGCACCTGATGTTACCGTCTCAGAAGCAAAAGTGAGTCAATACGCCCAAGTTTGTGGTTTCCAGTTTGATGGTAACCTGCTACCTCCAACTTATTTATACGTGATGGCGTTTCGTTTACACGCGGTGATTTTTACCCATGATGGTATTACATTTCCATTACTTGGCATGATCCACCTTAAAAACCGTATCCAAGTATATCGTCCAACCACAGTCAACGAAAAATATTCCTTTGAGTGTGCGTTAACGACAAGTCGTGAAACGGATTCAGGCTTGGAGTTTGAATTTGTTTCTAAAGTGTATGTTGGTGAGGAGTTAGTGTGGGAATCACTCTCGACCTATTTATATCGTATTGAAACCGCAGGTCGCCGCGTTCGCCCACCTAAGGCAATTGAAATGGAATGGGATGCTCCGCAAGCGTGGGAGCTGGGGGAAGATCTGGGCCGTCGGTATGCAAAGGCATCCGGTGACTATAACTTGATCCATTTGCATCCATTGTTATCAAAGCGATTTGGCTTTGATCGCGTACTCGCCCATGGTATGTGGTCTAAAGCCCGCTGTTTGGCTGAGTTAATGCCTGAACTTGGTACTCGCCCATTCACTGTCGATGTGACATTTAAGCTGCCACTCTTAATGCCTGCACAGGTCGGGTTTGGTTATGAGAAAAACGAGGATAATTGGGTGTTTGAGCTTAGAGACAGTAAAGGTCGCCGTCCACATCTGAGCGGTGAAATATATTTTTAG
- a CDS encoding TraB/GumN family protein translates to MATSHRRLIAAISCVTLFFHAAIFAAPSDKPPFYQVQWQGKSAYLLGSIHIGNRDFYPLPEQIETAFSKAKGLVVEVDMNKVDSRALLQKYGMADGTKGLDWQNRDKQTVESMTLYCASRASVCQSIQSFAPWLQATQLNLLRYNGLGYSTDYGVDAQLMARNKTLPVFELETAESQFQLLATFDSQEQWSMVRDAISVSDDELLSLITAWRSGDETELDTIMQEQMGGEGDTRIIDKILWQRNHTMAEGILKLMDASDVPAPLFVVIGAGHVVGDKSVVQLLKQAGAKVTACWSDTCL, encoded by the coding sequence ATGGCAACAAGCCACAGACGACTCATCGCCGCAATCAGTTGTGTGACATTATTTTTTCATGCCGCAATTTTTGCGGCACCAAGCGATAAACCGCCGTTTTATCAAGTGCAGTGGCAGGGTAAAAGTGCCTATTTATTGGGATCAATTCATATTGGTAATCGCGATTTTTATCCCTTACCTGAGCAAATTGAAACAGCGTTTAGCAAAGCCAAGGGGTTAGTGGTTGAAGTCGATATGAATAAAGTCGATAGCCGCGCGCTATTGCAAAAGTATGGGATGGCAGATGGCACTAAGGGCTTAGATTGGCAGAACCGCGATAAGCAAACTGTTGAGAGTATGACGCTTTACTGTGCGAGTAGAGCAAGTGTATGTCAGTCAATTCAATCATTTGCACCTTGGTTACAGGCGACTCAACTCAATCTCTTACGTTACAATGGCTTAGGTTATAGCACTGATTATGGTGTTGATGCACAGTTGATGGCTCGTAATAAAACACTGCCAGTGTTTGAGCTGGAAACTGCAGAATCTCAATTTCAGTTGTTAGCTACGTTCGACAGCCAAGAGCAGTGGTCTATGGTGCGAGATGCGATTAGTGTGTCGGATGATGAGCTTTTATCGCTGATAACGGCGTGGCGTTCGGGTGACGAGACCGAACTTGATACTATTATGCAAGAACAGATGGGCGGCGAGGGTGATACTCGGATTATAGATAAGATCCTATGGCAGCGAAATCACACAATGGCTGAGGGTATTCTTAAGCTTATGGATGCCAGTGATGTGCCAGCACCGTTATTTGTGGTGATTGGGGCTGGTCATGTTGTGGGTGATAAGAGTGTTGTGCAGTTACTTAAACAGGCGGGTGCTAAGGTGACCGCCTGTTGGAGTGATACTTGTCTTTAA
- a CDS encoding GGDEF domain-containing protein, with translation MTSLDLAKELDKIISKGAISPLFQPIFNILEHKIHGFEALSRGPEHSPLYSPVPLFQTAEHQGKLSELETLCRRISLEQFKFRQFQGRLFINISPKALLDPCHPKGMTLQLLQQLGISPSQVVIELSEQYPADDIDLLKSCLNHYRSQGFMTAIDDLGAGYSGLRLWSELSPDYVKIDRHFIHQIDSTPVKQEFVRSIVELCQSLTCKVIAEGIETQEELAVLKQLGIVYCQGYLLGRPEAMPCRAMKATLVPNNTQAQPRYSESAESLCCSAVTVLPNLKLKHLSDTFISQPALQAVVVVEDQVPQGIISRATLLELFSTPYGRALHENHAVSEVMDPQVLQIEANEPLSTVSQLLTSESANTVAQQFIILRRGKLLGIGHTKDLLQRITEHRIKMARHANPLTDLPGNVPIQEELKRLRIQQKSFYLAYFDLCHFKPYNDIYGFCRGDEVICEVANLLMKYKSDNCFIGHVGGDDFVIISTCDQIVTRCQRILTDFEHHKQLFYSAEHWQAQQMLADDRQGQACYHKLISLCVGLLSPEHTHNCNEHSLSTLSARAKKQAKSASNGFCLLENNALNPHALIA, from the coding sequence ATGACAAGTTTAGATCTCGCTAAAGAGCTTGATAAAATAATTTCTAAAGGGGCTATCAGTCCATTATTCCAGCCTATTTTCAATATATTAGAACATAAGATCCATGGATTTGAGGCCCTAAGTCGCGGCCCAGAACACAGCCCATTATATTCACCCGTTCCCCTTTTTCAGACCGCCGAACATCAGGGTAAACTCAGTGAACTCGAAACCCTCTGTCGACGGATTTCACTTGAGCAATTTAAATTCCGTCAGTTTCAGGGGCGACTATTTATCAATATCTCACCCAAGGCGCTGTTAGATCCCTGCCACCCCAAAGGTATGACACTGCAACTATTGCAACAGCTTGGGATTTCACCTTCACAGGTAGTTATTGAACTCTCGGAGCAATATCCTGCGGATGATATAGACCTGCTTAAATCCTGCTTAAATCACTATCGTAGTCAAGGATTTATGACGGCAATTGACGATTTAGGTGCGGGATATTCTGGCTTAAGACTCTGGTCAGAATTGTCACCCGATTATGTGAAGATTGATCGTCACTTTATCCATCAGATCGACTCAACCCCAGTAAAACAAGAATTTGTGCGATCCATTGTTGAACTCTGTCAGAGTTTAACCTGTAAAGTGATAGCCGAAGGGATTGAAACTCAAGAGGAATTAGCAGTACTTAAACAACTTGGCATTGTGTATTGCCAAGGTTATTTACTCGGTCGTCCTGAGGCTATGCCCTGCAGAGCAATGAAAGCCACCTTAGTTCCCAATAATACCCAAGCACAACCCCGATATAGTGAGTCAGCAGAAAGCCTCTGTTGCAGTGCCGTTACCGTTCTACCAAACCTAAAGCTTAAACATCTAAGTGATACTTTTATCTCCCAACCTGCACTGCAAGCAGTTGTTGTGGTTGAAGATCAAGTACCCCAAGGTATTATTAGCCGTGCAACATTACTTGAGCTTTTTAGCACCCCCTATGGTCGAGCATTACATGAAAATCATGCCGTTAGCGAGGTCATGGATCCTCAGGTACTGCAGATAGAAGCCAATGAACCCCTTTCGACTGTTAGTCAGCTACTAACGTCAGAAAGTGCAAATACCGTGGCACAGCAATTTATTATTCTGCGCCGTGGCAAATTGCTCGGCATTGGTCACACCAAAGATCTATTACAGCGCATAACTGAGCACAGAATTAAAATGGCACGCCATGCTAATCCACTTACGGACTTGCCGGGAAATGTGCCTATACAAGAAGAGCTAAAGCGACTAAGAATTCAACAAAAGTCTTTTTACCTCGCTTATTTCGATCTGTGTCATTTTAAACCCTACAACGATATTTATGGTTTTTGTCGTGGTGATGAAGTGATTTGCGAAGTGGCCAATTTATTAATGAAATATAAAAGTGATAACTGCTTTATTGGCCATGTGGGAGGCGATGATTTTGTGATAATTAGTACATGCGATCAAATCGTAACTCGTTGTCAGCGGATATTGACTGACTTTGAACACCATAAACAATTGTTCTATAGTGCCGAACATTGGCAAGCACAACAAATGCTGGCAGATGATAGACAGGGGCAAGCCTGCTACCACAAACTTATAAGCCTATGCGTTGGCTTACTCTCGCCGGAACATACCCATAATTGCAATGAACATAGCTTGTCCACTCTGAGTGCGAGGGCAAAAAAACAGGCAAAATCCGCAAGTAATGGATTTTGCCTGTTGGAAAATAATGCACTCAATCCACACGCATTAATCGCTTAA
- a CDS encoding formate--tetrahydrofolate ligase: MLTDMEISSRASLTNVAELGAELGLLPEEMLLFGSTKAKVDLSVQQRLAGQSRGKLIIVTAVTPTPHGEGKTVTSIGLTQSLKAIGKKACACIRQPSMGPVFGVKGGAAGGGYAQVVPMQELNLHLTGDIHAVSSAHNLGAAAIAARLFHESRLGKVEFEAQSGQAFLDIDPAQIRWHRVLDHNDRCLRQVQVGLGENNGPVYESGFDITAASELMAILALSANLADMRARIGRLVLALNRQGQVISAEDLGVAGAMTAIMVDAIKPTLMQTLNGAPCLIHAGPFANIAHGNSSIIADDIALKLVDYVITEGGFGSDMGFEKFCNIKVRQSGQVPSAAVLVTTLKALKANSGIESDTDINTPDEIRLEAGFANLHWHINNVARYGIPVVVAINRFATDTEAELQWLINAVNQTAAFGCEVSDAFSQGEAGAIELAHTVVRAADTQSQFRLLYPDDASLEAKLSTLAEVGYGAAGISLSDEAKQQVREFTSLGYAHLPVCMAKTPLSISHDPIQKGVPKDFIVPIRALVLNAGAGFVTALVGNVMTMPGLGIKPGYLKIDIDEAGEIIGLG, from the coding sequence ATGCTGACCGATATGGAGATTTCAAGCCGTGCCAGTTTAACAAATGTGGCAGAGCTTGGCGCAGAGTTAGGCTTATTACCGGAAGAAATGCTTCTATTTGGTAGCACAAAAGCTAAGGTAGATTTAAGTGTTCAGCAGCGTTTAGCGGGTCAAAGTCGGGGAAAACTGATTATTGTCACTGCTGTCACCCCAACACCCCACGGTGAAGGTAAAACAGTGACAAGTATTGGGCTAACTCAATCCTTAAAGGCCATAGGTAAAAAAGCCTGTGCCTGCATTCGCCAACCGAGTATGGGGCCCGTCTTTGGCGTCAAAGGTGGCGCAGCGGGTGGCGGTTATGCGCAAGTTGTACCTATGCAGGAACTTAACTTGCATTTAACGGGTGATATTCATGCTGTCAGCAGTGCCCATAATTTAGGTGCCGCCGCGATTGCGGCGAGGCTTTTCCATGAGTCACGTTTAGGTAAAGTGGAATTTGAGGCGCAATCTGGGCAAGCTTTTTTGGATATCGATCCTGCGCAGATCCGCTGGCATAGGGTGCTTGACCATAATGATCGTTGCCTGCGGCAGGTTCAGGTTGGACTAGGAGAAAACAACGGTCCTGTATATGAGTCTGGTTTTGATATTACGGCAGCATCTGAATTAATGGCTATTTTGGCCTTGAGCGCTAATTTGGCGGATATGCGGGCCCGCATTGGGCGATTAGTTCTAGCACTTAATCGCCAAGGGCAGGTGATAAGCGCAGAAGATTTAGGGGTCGCAGGCGCTATGACGGCGATTATGGTGGATGCGATTAAACCCACATTGATGCAGACCTTAAATGGCGCACCATGCCTCATTCATGCTGGCCCCTTTGCCAATATTGCCCACGGAAACTCCTCGATTATTGCCGATGATATCGCTTTAAAACTTGTGGACTATGTGATCACCGAAGGGGGCTTTGGTTCCGATATGGGATTCGAAAAGTTCTGTAATATCAAGGTGCGTCAGTCCGGGCAAGTCCCAAGTGCCGCGGTGTTAGTGACGACATTAAAAGCGCTTAAGGCAAATAGCGGTATTGAGTCAGACACAGATATCAATACTCCCGATGAGATTCGTCTAGAGGCAGGATTTGCTAATTTACACTGGCATATTAACAATGTGGCACGCTATGGCATTCCTGTCGTCGTGGCAATCAATCGCTTCGCCACGGATACCGAAGCCGAGTTGCAATGGTTAATCAACGCCGTTAACCAAACTGCGGCATTTGGTTGTGAGGTCAGTGATGCTTTTAGCCAAGGTGAAGCGGGAGCTATTGAACTTGCACATACTGTGGTTCGCGCCGCTGACACTCAGAGCCAGTTTAGGTTGTTATATCCGGATGATGCTTCTTTAGAGGCTAAGTTATCCACTTTAGCTGAGGTTGGTTATGGTGCGGCGGGCATCAGTCTCTCGGATGAAGCTAAGCAACAAGTGAGGGAGTTTACTTCGCTCGGTTATGCTCATTTACCCGTGTGTATGGCAAAAACACCCCTATCGATTAGTCACGATCCTATACAAAAGGGCGTCCCGAAAGATTTTATTGTGCCAATCCGCGCTTTAGTGCTGAATGCGGGGGCTGGTTTTGTTACAGCATTAGTGGGCAATGTGATGACAATGCCTGGTCTTGGTATAAAGCCAGGTTATCTCAAGATTGATATTGATGAGGCTGGAGAGATTATTGGTTTAGGTTAG
- a CDS encoding metal ABC transporter permease, with product MFDLELMSILLPAFAAGVLVLSTHVVLGRQVLKRGIIFIDLAIAQVAALGAIVAHMDHRVEDIPFSHVWMPAVFALAGAGFIAWLSKRMADELEAMIGCFYVLSAVAAMLLLANDPHGAELLKQLMSGQILWVSWPQLILPTVVYAVVLLTFLLRPQILDGAGFYLLFALVITLSVELVGVYLVFSTLILPALALNKYRGKGQLFYAYLVGLIGYLLGLVLSAAFDLPSGAAIVATLAVSALVFRWWLAKLGTFSAQIASKH from the coding sequence ATGTTTGATCTGGAGCTGATGTCGATTTTGCTGCCAGCATTTGCTGCTGGGGTTTTAGTGTTGTCGACTCATGTTGTACTCGGAAGACAAGTTCTAAAGCGTGGCATTATCTTTATTGATTTAGCCATAGCACAAGTGGCGGCTTTGGGAGCCATCGTCGCTCATATGGATCACAGGGTAGAAGATATACCTTTTTCTCATGTGTGGATGCCAGCGGTGTTTGCCCTTGCAGGCGCAGGGTTTATTGCTTGGTTATCTAAGCGTATGGCGGATGAGCTAGAAGCGATGATTGGTTGTTTTTACGTGTTGTCAGCGGTTGCAGCTATGTTGTTGTTGGCAAACGACCCCCATGGGGCTGAGTTACTAAAACAATTGATGTCAGGGCAGATCCTATGGGTCAGTTGGCCACAGTTAATCTTACCTACTGTGGTTTATGCTGTTGTGCTATTAACATTTCTTCTGCGCCCTCAAATCCTTGATGGCGCAGGATTTTATTTGTTATTTGCGCTGGTTATCACCCTCTCAGTTGAGCTTGTTGGTGTATATCTGGTCTTCAGCACCTTAATTTTGCCCGCGCTAGCACTGAATAAATACCGTGGAAAAGGTCAATTATTTTATGCCTACCTTGTGGGGTTAATTGGCTATTTACTTGGACTCGTGCTTTCTGCAGCTTTCGATTTACCCAGCGGTGCGGCGATTGTTGCTACATTGGCCGTGAGTGCGCTGGTATTTCGTTGGTGGTTAGCTAAATTAGGGACTTTTTCTGCTCAAATCGCCTCTAAACATTAG
- a CDS encoding 1-acylglycerol-3-phosphate O-acyltransferase: MLLIVRSMLLAVSLLLAFIFGGLVCLLRPRHRDNVHMFAKIFSSVAPILGIKVIVRRHKEVQDGPYIFLANHQNNFDLFTHTKAVPKGTVSLGKKSLVWMPLFGQIYWLSGNILIDRKNRHSAFDTMAKTVEKIKQKSLSVWIFPEGTRSRGRGLLPFKAGAFHTAIAAGVPIVPVLASCQSHINLNRWDNGVVIIEMMAPIPTADIDKADVKAFSAQIYDSMSAKFNEINREAATLMGKTPMDDGV; the protein is encoded by the coding sequence GTGCTGTTAATCGTCAGATCTATGCTGTTGGCGGTGTCTTTGTTGCTTGCCTTTATTTTTGGTGGATTGGTGTGTTTACTTAGACCTCGACACCGTGACAATGTACATATGTTCGCCAAGATCTTCTCTTCTGTTGCACCGATCTTAGGGATAAAAGTGATCGTTCGTCGGCATAAAGAGGTACAGGATGGCCCCTATATTTTCTTAGCAAATCATCAGAATAACTTCGATCTTTTTACTCACACTAAGGCCGTTCCTAAGGGCACGGTTAGCTTAGGTAAGAAAAGTTTGGTTTGGATGCCACTATTTGGCCAAATTTATTGGTTGTCGGGCAATATTCTCATTGATCGGAAAAATCGACACAGTGCCTTTGATACGATGGCGAAGACAGTTGAGAAAATTAAGCAAAAAAGTTTATCTGTATGGATTTTTCCGGAAGGCACCCGTTCTCGAGGACGTGGTTTATTACCCTTCAAGGCAGGGGCTTTTCATACAGCGATTGCAGCAGGTGTCCCAATTGTGCCCGTGTTAGCTTCCTGTCAGAGCCATATTAATTTAAATCGTTGGGATAATGGGGTTGTTATTATCGAAATGATGGCGCCAATACCCACTGCGGATATAGACAAAGCGGATGTTAAAGCTTTTTCTGCACAAATTTATGACAGTATGTCGGCAAAATTTAATGAGATAAACCGAGAAGCGGCAACATTAATGGGTAAAACTCCTATGGATGATGGCGTATAA
- a CDS encoding DUF3016 domain-containing protein, producing the protein MKVQFLLLAGVLSCSAVWAADETSTHPVTEDGVVKIVWQNPKDFRDIKSSGEVQSRYETRLFETLTKNINKEAAKILKPNQKLEMMVTDVDLAGDMRPTFGATANDLRVVKDIYPPRITFSYQVLENDKVIVAGDEKLSDMGFLTGIQPLNDKPFMYETQMLNDWLKKTIAPKI; encoded by the coding sequence ATGAAAGTTCAATTCCTTTTACTCGCAGGGGTATTAAGTTGCAGTGCAGTGTGGGCCGCAGATGAAACATCAACCCATCCTGTCACGGAAGATGGTGTGGTAAAAATTGTTTGGCAAAATCCGAAGGATTTTCGCGATATTAAATCATCGGGGGAAGTTCAATCCCGTTATGAGACTCGCTTATTTGAGACCTTAACCAAGAATATCAATAAAGAAGCCGCTAAAATTTTAAAACCCAATCAAAAGCTTGAAATGATGGTTACCGATGTGGATTTAGCGGGGGATATGCGTCCAACATTTGGTGCAACGGCAAATGATTTACGGGTTGTGAAGGATATTTACCCACCACGAATCACCTTTAGCTACCAGGTGTTAGAGAATGATAAAGTGATCGTTGCTGGGGATGAAAAATTATCTGATATGGGGTTTTTAACGGGTATTCAGCCCTTAAACGATAAACCTTTTATGTATGAAACACAGATGCTAAACGACTGGTTAAAAAAGACCATCGCCCCTAAGATTTAG